In Prochlorococcus marinus str. MIT 1214, one DNA window encodes the following:
- a CDS encoding DUF3352 domain-containing protein translates to MKSRISYFLISGIIILSIFTGIFIWRNKPLKQIPKFNEKSFNAPVSSKYIPNNPDLVFHWKLNPSLLPKYIENYQSQFSKNIINKKISFIRDSSFKLISLDFAEDISKWVGDYGSFAVFNSNNQTLNNWIMILAIKEDINIEKELESILGSNIIDESNEPSNKSSESKTEIISKKVNSNNSVFILNDKDNLLIASNPEIIQSSIEKSDSNILNTKERYKNIQLKENLKDGILLLEMSPKKILNLIGQEENLFEINQIDHLISSINLEKNILNIEGILSYDVKTKMPVKDINYNLVDIKNESELSEDLILIDNPKQYFSKDAGHPYQNLIASLIKESTTFDYSNLFKIILENSKGNLIWINDKDWLVLTRKSDTSKTEISDVLKKDKFSSSNLDFKNRKLEIWSKISTDENERYALKENIEAIVEEDEETYIWSQNLSSISNFENINYLQYYSANEQKIDEANDFNDVLRIHLGEEKTNTVLNNFYPYILFKTMLGNQLTSPKNIDISIAVPTINYSDFIKVEINLKTS, encoded by the coding sequence ATGAAATCACGAATATCTTATTTTTTAATATCAGGAATAATAATTTTATCAATTTTCACCGGGATATTCATCTGGCGGAATAAGCCACTCAAGCAAATCCCAAAGTTCAATGAAAAATCATTCAATGCTCCGGTTTCCTCGAAATATATACCAAACAATCCTGATCTCGTTTTTCACTGGAAACTGAATCCATCTTTACTTCCAAAATACATCGAAAATTATCAATCTCAATTTAGTAAAAATATTATAAATAAAAAAATAAGTTTTATTAGAGATTCTTCTTTTAAATTAATTAGTCTTGATTTTGCAGAAGATATTTCAAAATGGGTAGGAGATTATGGGAGCTTTGCTGTATTTAATTCAAATAACCAAACTCTAAATAATTGGATTATGATTTTAGCAATAAAAGAAGATATAAATATTGAAAAAGAATTAGAATCTATTTTAGGATCAAACATTATTGATGAGAGTAATGAGCCAAGTAATAAATCAAGCGAATCAAAAACAGAAATAATTTCAAAAAAAGTTAATTCCAATAACTCAGTCTTCATTCTAAATGACAAAGATAATCTTTTAATAGCATCCAACCCAGAAATTATACAATCTTCAATAGAGAAATCAGATAGTAATATATTAAATACAAAAGAAAGGTATAAGAATATTCAATTAAAAGAGAATCTGAAAGATGGGATATTATTATTAGAAATGTCTCCAAAGAAGATATTAAATCTAATAGGTCAAGAAGAAAATTTATTTGAGATCAATCAGATAGATCATTTAATATCTTCTATCAATCTAGAGAAAAATATACTAAATATTGAAGGAATACTATCTTATGATGTTAAAACTAAAATGCCTGTTAAAGATATTAACTATAATTTAGTTGACATAAAAAATGAATCTGAATTGTCTGAAGATTTAATATTAATTGATAATCCCAAGCAGTATTTCAGCAAAGATGCTGGCCATCCATATCAAAATCTTATAGCATCTCTTATCAAGGAATCAACAACATTTGATTATTCTAACCTTTTTAAAATAATTCTTGAAAACTCTAAAGGAAATTTAATTTGGATAAATGATAAAGACTGGTTGGTTTTAACTAGGAAATCTGATACGAGCAAAACAGAGATAAGTGATGTTCTTAAAAAAGATAAATTTTCCAGTTCAAATCTAGATTTCAAAAACAGGAAGCTAGAGATCTGGTCAAAAATCAGTACAGATGAAAATGAAAGATATGCGCTAAAAGAAAACATTGAGGCAATTGTTGAAGAAGATGAAGAGACTTACATTTGGAGTCAAAACTTATCTTCTATTTCAAATTTTGAAAATATTAATTACTTACAATATTATTCAGCTAATGAACAGAAGATAGATGAAGCTAATGATTTTAATGATGTCCTGAGAATACATTTAGGAGAAGAAAAAACTAATACAGTTTTAAACAATTTTTATCCATATATCTTATTCAAAACTATGCTAGGAAATCAGCTAACGTCCCCTAAAAATATTGATATCTCAATTGCAGTCCCTACAATTAATTATTCAGACTTCATTAAAGTTGAAATCAACTTGAAAACAAGTTAA
- a CDS encoding rhodanese-like domain-containing protein, translated as MNQNIPLNISPKELNKILEDDSSEKPFIVDVREDNEIAIASFSFSVLHLPLSQAANWSAKIGELLPKDQPIVVVCHAGVRSLNFGVWLLEQGITKSVWNLVGGIDAWSTDVDQSVPRY; from the coding sequence ATGAACCAGAATATTCCTTTAAATATATCTCCAAAAGAGTTAAATAAAATCTTAGAAGATGATTCTTCTGAAAAACCATTCATTGTAGATGTGAGGGAGGATAATGAAATTGCTATTGCTTCATTTTCATTTTCAGTATTACATCTTCCTTTGAGTCAGGCTGCAAATTGGTCAGCAAAAATAGGTGAACTGTTACCGAAGGATCAGCCTATTGTTGTCGTCTGCCATGCGGGTGTGAGAAGTCTGAATTTTGGTGTTTGGCTTTTAGAACAAGGAATAACTAAAAGTGTTTGGAATCTTGTAGGGGGAATAGATGCTTGGAGCACTGATGTTGATCAATCTGTTCCAAGGTACTAA
- the trpB gene encoding tryptophan synthase subunit beta: MTGTLPTQFKDSDLSPLTRPNALGRFGKYGGQYVPETLIPALIELEQAAKEAWKDSSFNSELNHLLKTYVGRSTPLYEATRLTEHYRKNTLKGPRIWLKREDLNHTGAHKINNALGQALLAIRMGKKRIIAETGAGQHGVATATVCARFGLECIIYMGKEDMRRQALNVFRMQLLGASVRPVTSGTATLKDATSEAIRDWVTNVETTHYILGSVAGPHPYPMLVRDFHAVIGEETKQQCKQAFGRSPDVLLACVGGGSNAMGLFHSFVEDKSVRMIGVEAAGDGVETGRHAATITEGRIGVLHGAMSLLLQDKDGQVKEAHSISAGLDYPGVGPEHSYFKEIGRAEYAAVTDTEAIEALQLVSKLEGIIPALETAHAFAYLEKLCPTLNQNSEIVLNCSGRGDKDVNTVAEKLGSKI; the protein is encoded by the coding sequence GTGACAGGTACACTCCCAACACAATTTAAAGATTCGGATTTATCTCCTTTAACAAGGCCGAATGCTCTTGGTCGATTTGGTAAGTATGGGGGGCAATATGTTCCTGAAACTTTAATACCTGCTCTTATTGAATTAGAGCAAGCTGCTAAAGAAGCATGGAAAGATTCTTCATTCAATTCAGAACTAAATCATTTACTAAAAACATACGTAGGAAGATCCACTCCTCTTTATGAAGCCACAAGACTAACTGAACATTACAGAAAAAATACATTAAAAGGTCCAAGGATTTGGCTTAAAAGAGAAGATTTAAATCACACAGGTGCACACAAAATAAATAATGCACTTGGGCAAGCTCTTCTTGCGATTCGGATGGGCAAAAAAAGAATTATTGCTGAAACTGGAGCTGGTCAGCATGGAGTTGCAACTGCGACAGTCTGCGCTCGTTTTGGATTGGAGTGCATTATCTATATGGGCAAAGAAGATATGAGAAGACAAGCCTTAAACGTATTCCGAATGCAATTGCTTGGAGCCTCAGTGAGGCCAGTAACAAGTGGAACAGCAACACTCAAAGATGCAACAAGCGAAGCTATTCGGGATTGGGTTACTAATGTTGAAACGACTCATTATATTCTCGGTTCAGTTGCAGGCCCTCATCCATATCCAATGTTGGTCAGAGATTTTCACGCAGTTATTGGAGAAGAAACAAAGCAACAATGTAAACAAGCTTTTGGGCGGTCTCCCGATGTTCTTCTGGCTTGTGTTGGTGGGGGATCGAATGCGATGGGTCTTTTCCATTCTTTTGTTGAAGACAAAAGTGTGAGAATGATTGGAGTTGAAGCTGCGGGAGATGGAGTCGAAACAGGTCGCCATGCCGCGACAATTACTGAAGGAAGGATAGGAGTTCTTCATGGAGCCATGAGTCTCTTGCTACAAGACAAAGATGGACAAGTCAAGGAGGCTCATTCCATTAGCGCAGGTCTTGATTATCCAGGAGTTGGTCCGGAACATAGTTACTTCAAAGAAATTGGTCGTGCTGAATATGCAGCTGTTACTGACACGGAAGCCATTGAAGCGCTGCAATTAGTTAGTAAATTAGAAGGTATTATTCCTGCGCTAGAGACTGCTCATGCATTTGCTTATCTCGAAAAACTTTGTCCAACTCTCAATCAAAATTCAGAAATTGTCCTCAACTGCTCTGGTAGAGGAGATAAAGATGTGAATACAGTTGCTGAAAAACTAGGTTCAAAAATATAA
- a CDS encoding translation initiation factor, which yields MSKGGWSEFNDPLKTIGSNTQNSVTPKGKRQVRLERTRSGKKGKLVTVIKGLELEQVEAKKILKNLKIACGTGGAVKGDFLELQGDQISKAHNFLLKEGFRPKQSGG from the coding sequence ATGTCCAAAGGTGGCTGGAGTGAGTTTAATGACCCTCTTAAGACAATAGGGAGTAACACTCAAAATAGTGTTACTCCTAAAGGAAAGCGACAAGTTCGTTTAGAAAGAACTCGATCTGGAAAAAAAGGAAAACTTGTTACTGTTATCAAAGGACTTGAATTAGAGCAAGTAGAGGCAAAAAAAATTCTTAAGAATTTAAAAATAGCTTGCGGAACAGGTGGGGCTGTTAAAGGTGATTTTTTAGAGTTACAAGGAGATCAAATATCAAAAGCTCACAATTTTCTTTTAAAGGAGGGTTTTAGGCCAAAACAAAGTGGAGGTTAA
- the cysC gene encoding adenylyl-sulfate kinase, with the protein MEQNSKSPLSKATNIVWHQSSVDREARFQQRGHRSAILWFTGLSGSGKSTLANAVNVALHKDGYSTYVLDGDNIRHGLCKDLGFSDLDREENIRRIGEVSKLFLDAGIIVLTAFVSPFRVDRDNARSLVGENDFIEIYCSADLGVCETRDTKGLYAKARNGDIKDFTGISSPYEEPQSPELKIDTGNLEIDQCVDIVINLLVERKIISKISK; encoded by the coding sequence ATGGAACAAAACTCTAAAAGTCCTCTATCAAAAGCCACTAATATAGTTTGGCACCAATCTTCAGTTGATAGAGAAGCTAGATTTCAGCAAAGAGGACATCGCAGCGCAATACTTTGGTTTACAGGTCTATCTGGTTCTGGAAAAAGTACACTAGCCAATGCAGTAAATGTAGCTCTACACAAAGATGGTTATTCAACTTATGTTTTAGATGGTGATAACATCAGACATGGTTTATGCAAAGACTTAGGATTTTCTGATCTTGATAGGGAAGAAAATATCAGAAGAATTGGCGAAGTCTCTAAACTATTTCTTGACGCTGGAATCATTGTTTTAACTGCATTCGTATCTCCATTTAGAGTCGATCGCGATAATGCAAGATCTTTAGTTGGAGAGAATGATTTTATAGAAATATATTGTTCAGCTGATCTAGGGGTTTGTGAAACAAGAGATACAAAAGGGCTTTATGCCAAGGCAAGAAATGGAGACATCAAAGATTTTACTGGAATCTCAAGTCCTTATGAAGAACCTCAGTCTCCAGAATTGAAAATTGATACTGGAAATCTAGAGATTGATCAATGTGTAGATATAGTTATTAATTTGCTTGTTGAAAGAA